A DNA window from Caretta caretta isolate rCarCar2 chromosome 7, rCarCar1.hap1, whole genome shotgun sequence contains the following coding sequences:
- the CCDC85B gene encoding coiled-coil domain-containing protein 85B — protein sequence MASEAGEPAAGRALAQLSDSELGGCSKEELVRRLRQEEAEKLAALVQRGRLIQGVNRQLQEHLREIRELKQVNERLAAENRELRDLCCFLDDDRLKAKRLARDWQLFGQQAARVLRDELAACLHKLAGLEGLQERLAADNLELKALCLALEEECAARADSSPVGSSELSLPCGPRDLGDGSSSTGSVGSPDQLHLACSPED from the coding sequence ATGGCCAGCGAGGCCGGCGAGCCGGCGGCCGGCCGGGCCCTGGCCCAGCTGAGCGACTCGGAGCTGGGCGGCTGCAGCAAGGAGGAGCTGGTGCGGCGGCTGCGgcaggaggaggcggagaagcTGGCGGCGCTGGTGCAGCGGGGGCGGCTGATCCAGGGCGTCAATCGGCAGCTGCAGGAGCATCTGCGGGAGATCCGCGAGCTGAAGCAGGTGAACGAGCGCCTGGCGGCCGAGAACCGCGAGCTCCGCGACCTCTGCTGCTTCCTGGACGACGACCGGCTGAAGGCCAAGCGGCTGGCCCGGGACTGGCAGCTGTTCGGGCAGCAGGCGGCCCGGGTGCTGCGGGACGAGCTGGCCGCCTGCCTGCACAAGCTGGCCGGgctggaggggctgcaggagcgCCTGGCCGCCGATAACCTGGAGCTCAAGGCGCTCTGCCTGGCGCTGGAGGAGGAGTGCGCCGCCCGCGCCGACAGCAGCCCCGTGGGCTCCTCGGAGCTCAGCCTGCCCTGCGGGCCCCGGGACCTGGGCGACGGCAGCTCCAGCACCGGCAGCGTGGGCAGCCCGGACCAGCTGCACCTGGCCTGCTCGCCCGAGGACTAG